Genomic window (Rosa chinensis cultivar Old Blush chromosome 6, RchiOBHm-V2, whole genome shotgun sequence):
ttgatctaataggtccaattcgttaatattttgttatgggttcaagttatagttggattatttgttgaaaaactatttatttttaatagtaggactcattCTTAAATTGACTAGAGGTGGCCTGcagacaccacatcataaaacataagcCATCTATGAgtcacattaacaagttaaataactcaattgtcggaaaactaacaaattggacctattagaccaaaattgaaagtgcaggggtgtttttgatgaaattagaagttcagggactgaattgattttggatccaAACTATAATGTAGTAATctgtatttagcccaaaaataaaaatcttttcTGTAGGCTCTCTCAAAATCCTTATTAAACTCATGTATCTAACAAAAATAATTGGCATCAGATAATAGTCGGAAACACCATAAAACCCTTGCGTCGCCAACCAAACTATTTCTTCGACCTCCAAAGTAGAATAAAAATGGTAACTGCATCGATAGGAGGAGCggctgttgctgctgctgcttatGCTGGTAGATACAGCATTAAGGCTTGGCAAGCATTCAAAGCAAGACCGCCTACAGCTAGACTCCGTAAATTTTATGAAGGTGGTTTTCAACCTACTATGACCCGGAGGGAAGCAGCTCTAATACTTGGAGTCAGGGAGAGTGTTCCCATAACCAAGGTCAGGGAAGCCCATAGGAGGGTGATGGTCGCTAACCATCCAGATGCAGGAGGTAGCCATTTCCTAGCATCTAAAATTAACGAAGCCAGAGATACTTTACATGGAAAAACCAGGGGCTGCAGCTCTGAATTTTGATGGTACTGGCTAGTGCTAACGCTCCAAGGGATTCAGGCTTAGTTCTCAACATTTGAGTTTTACGAGTATCATCTCTGTTTCCCATTGACGATTTATGGTGATCAGTGGGGAGTTTCTGTGGAAACAAATTCATATTATGAGGATCCTATAGCTGGACCACGTATTGGCAGAAGCCTTGTACTCTTAATTTCATGAACTTGCTTAGCAGGAATAAATTAATTTGTATTGATATTTAAAGGTTCCCAGTTCTTTagtcaattaaaaaaaaaaaaatcagtaatAAAGTAGTGTAACCGAGCCCCATGGTAGTGATCAACCAGCTACAAATGAAAGTTAAGCTTCAAACAGGATTAAGCGGTCAACAATTTTTCTCTTCATCAACAAACCTACACATCTTTTGCAGTCAAAACAAGTCTAAACGCCTTCattttaaccaaagaaaaaaaaatcagcataAAAGCAATATACCATTCACTTATCAAGATCTGTAGAAGATGACTACAAATATGAAATATATAATCAATCAAATATAAAAGTATATGTGTTACAAGAGCTCAAGTGCTGATTCCAGCTCACTCGCAGTTGCAAAAAGCTTGCTACATCACTCCTCTAAAAACAAACTTTCCGAGAAAACCATCCAAAAGAATCCCATGTTTGATGAAACATGCAGAAGAATCCCACGGTTTGATACAACAGAAAACCGGTGAGATTGATAAGAGCAATCCAACAAGAAAAAGATGCATCCCCTTTATATACCGAAAGCAATTGAATAAAGGACAGAAGAGAAAAAGCCACTCAACCATGCAAGTagtcaaacaaaacaaagagaTTATGGAGATGGTTAGATGGCAATCAAAAGATTCCAAATTACCCTCCTGCTGAGTGAGAGACTGGAGTTGTTTCAAAGCGACCATCCTTATACACATGAATAAACTGTTCTGGCAATGCGTGCTCACCCTGCAAGATACATAATGGTAAGCCCTCCCAAGTCAACTCGAGCAAACAAACTAATATATTATCATTTAGTCAGATTGTATTAGAAAGGTGCATTTCCCATTTGATGCAGGTAGAAAGGAAACTAAGTGATGCACCTCATTCATATTTTTCAACTTTTCTAGGTAATCcatactacaaaaaaaaaaaaaaatccattacaTCGCACACCAGAAGTTAAAAGCGATTTCGATTCAgtgaaataaaaattatttatcACCTGCACTGGAGCATTCCTAATACCTCACAGTACATTCCTACTGCTTATGGTATTATGTACAAGCATATTAGTGAATCCAGACTTGTCTGCAGAAACTATCTAAGTTGGGCATTGGCGGATATGCTGCTTCTCCAGTCTCTTGAAAATACAGGAATGTCCACTCCCCATACATCTCATATAGGCATTGTAAGAAAATATCTAACCTAACTAAAGTGGTACGTCATTCCTGTCATTAATCATGTTACGTCTTACCTAACCTATATGGTAAATATTTTTTCCCCTTGATCCTATTCTTACTAACATCAGTTTTGGAACAACTGACCCCAACATAACCCTAATCCCACCTTGCCACCTAATCTTCAGGACAAGTGGACAAAAAGATCCAATACTGGGGATCCGCTTTGAAATAATGAAGAACTTGATGTGGTGAGAATTAAAACATTTTAAGGCAACAACCACCGCACACAAGCTCAATTTCAATCATGAAACAATGTTACCACTCCATAGGTGCAGATTAAACACGTTACTGCTGATGATTTGGACAAAAGATCTAACTGTTGCATCATACTGTGAGATTTTTAGGTATAAAGTTACTAATGCAAATGCAATGTAGGTAACATACAACATAAAAAGCCTAATGTTATTGGTAATAAAATATGCTTTGACCAATATtttaatcaaaatcaaatttgaaaCATCTCTACATATACTGcatcaaggaaaaaaaattcgCAAAAGCTAAACACAAACTTAATAAAAGAACAAATAAACATACCCAATCGCCATCAGGTTCAGCACCAGGTACCATTATATTCACTTCACTTGATTTAGCCGTTGTTATAGATGCAGATAGAGCATCCTTGCTTAAATAAAATTGGCAGCCAGCTGTGTTGTCAATTGAAACTGTTGGGGCAGAGCCCTGGAATAGCCATAAAATGAGTTAATATAACTACTCACAAACCGAATATATGGATCACTATATAAGAACTGAGTAGTGCAATGTCGGATGGTAACATTGCAAAAGTTCCATTTGATGTCTTCAAGTCAAATTTCATATAACAAAGATGGTATGGTGATTTTGTACACTCCATATATTGTTGAGGTTACTCCTTACATCTACGCAGCCATTCCATGGCATGAGTATCACAAACTATGGAGAAACTCAGTATCCTGTGATACAATTATCAAGATTTTAAGAGAAAAATAGATACCTGACATTGCACCTCAACACGGTTGCAATTGACGATCTCAAAAGCAGCCACAACATCCTGTCATCAAAAGAGAACACAGAAAATGAGACTGGATACATGCATATGCATTGCTTCCATTAATGATGTTGTACTAACCTGAAATACAACTCCCATCTTAGTGCATTTGTCAATTGTAATGTTGTTCACTTTCCCTGCATATTCAGCAAATAACAATAAGTTGCACATGGCATTTCATACAAGTAGCCTAGCATTTATGTAGAACATACCATATGAATATGTATGGGGGTTGTTTGGAAAGACAATCGACATTTCAAGATATTTATACAATTGGGAATAAAGTTTGGCATATAGATAAATTACCTTGAATTTGCAAAACAGAGTCTTTGCATCCAAAAATATATACTGACTGTTTTGGATCACATTCACTAATCACCAAATCCTTCTTTCCAATCTGATTCTCAACAGCCCACCTGCCGAAGGCATAACAATGGCAAATATGAATCACTTACTGGCATTAATTCCTTATAAGAATTTGAACCATAGTACGATGAATATGAACACTCACTTCCGACCCATTTGAAGCTCAAACTTCGGAGGTCCTACTTTAGAAACAGCAGGTGCACTAGTACGACTTTCTTTCTCCTGGGTACCAACAACCCCAGTTCTGTCAGCACGATTCTTTGTCTTCATATCATCTGTGACCTTTCTCAGACCTAGGGAACAAGAAAACCAAATCACATCTCTCCAATGTAGCGAAAATATTGAatcaacagaaacaaaaaaatacctGTAGTCACAGGCTTGCCAGAATTGATCTCTTGGAAAACAGCTGCCATCCCTTCTTTCGGGCGTGATGACGAAGCCTTAGAAGTTTCAGAACTGAAGAGTGAAGCCgatggaggaggtggaggagcAGGTGCACCTGGTGCCGGAGCTTTTGGTTTTGATGGAGCAGCAGTAACAGCTGTGCCGGTTGGACTCCAGACTGGACCCAACGGATAGAAACTCTTAACATATTCTCTCAAACCAGGCATATATAGTTCCTTCATAGCTTTGGCCCACTCTACATGATTTGGGTCTTTGGTCTTATACTCGACAAGAATCTGTATATTTTCATGCCACAGAGTCAGCACCTTCTTACTGGAAATTTTGCTCATGTAAGCATCAGTGATCAACAAGTTGGTGATGACAGCTTGTGCAATTAGACAATGTGATTCTGGGACATGCGCATGTGTATTCATGCAATTTATGAGATTCTGGAAGATATGAAGAGTACCTTGTTGTTGTAAAATTCAGCCATCTGCCAACTTTCTTCGACATGTGCAATAGGCATGCTCATACCTTGTTTAAAGGGAGAAAAAATATAAGGGTCTGGAAAAATGAACGAGTTCTCACATTCCTAACCAAGTATAGTTATGGTTCATTTCCATTACCACATTCTTTCCCTGTATAGGCAATCCATGCTAAAGCTGAGAGACTGTCAGCAGCACTCTTCAAGTGATTGAAAAAATCAGATCGCCTTCCTTCTGTCAATTTATTTGCCTTTGTAATGACCTCGTTGAGTGGCTTCAGAAATTCAGCCAACCCTGCATTGTCAGGTTTCTGcacaaagagaaacaaaaaaacgGTGTTAAACTTGGGCAACCCAATTCTACCTCATATACCAGATATAACCTATAACTCGTTCTACCATCAAAATAGAAATCCCATCTTCAATATTCTTAGTCGATAATTGCAGCATGAATCATTCAATTCCACCAAGATAGCAACACCAAACTTCAAACTCGAAAAGTTGTTTCTTTTTTACATTTACCATTTCATCGCTAATTTGCTACTCTAAGTTTCGTCTTTCAACACAAAAAACTTGCATTTCTTTATAACTGTATAAATAATGCATCAACTATTCGCCAACAAAAATGGAGAACCGCCCATCAGATCCAAACACATAGGAAAAGATAGCACATTGGTTTCCCGGTCCCATACATAATCATTCACATTTCGAACCCAATTAACATTGCACACTAAAACTGCACCTCAATCTCAAATTTCACCATCTCTTAACCTAAAATCAAACCTCTCCTCCAATCCACACGTAaatccaaaatcaaacaaaaaccaGCACCCAATCCAAACCAAACAAAAGAACAGGGAAATGAAAACTCAAAGCGAAAAGCCCAAAGAATAGGGTGGCACTGACCTTGTGTTGCTTGACCTTGATAATCAGGTCCTTCTGGGCAGCAAAAGCCTCCGCCACAATCTTGGTGATATCCAACACCTGTCCCCCAATCTTCTCCGCCGCGGCAGAAACCCTTCCCACGTACTGCCCAATCAGATCCTCGAACGCCAAAACCGACGGATCCAGCGGCGCGTCGTCCCCACTCGCCGCCGCCGCGGCAGAGCCCCCGGACATCGACAGCGCCTCCAGGCGCGTCACCGCCGATTCAAGCCTCTGTATCAGCTTCTCCTCCATCGCTCAAATTCTCTGTGGCTCACTCTCTGCGTCTGTGCCTGTGACTCTGTGTTTTAGATTAGATCTGTGTCGCGTGGTGTGGCCGTTAATTAGTAGAGTGTGTTCGTTTCGGCTattattcctttttctttttctttttttttcctttaatttttttttttttttggtgacgCCGAAAGGTGAATTTGATTTGGCGGGGCCCTGGGATTAGACTTCGCGCGCGGATTTTGGGATTTTAGTTTTGGGAGACACGTGGCGGACACGGAGGTAAACGTGGCTGTTCGTGCGTTGTTGAACACCGAGCTTAATACTGGAGGGGATAGTGTGAGGTGGGGTCCGTCAATATTTAGCGTGCGACCTAAGCGTTCATAGAATCGTAGTTGATTACTCCCTACTTTTTGGTCTGTCCATTATTTGGTTACCTAAGACACAATTAAGGAGGAGATTAATAACGATCACtaatgtcaaaactcaaaagtgaTCATTTATCAAAGTAAGACTTTTGGTTATTAGatgtttgaagtttgaacaacTATATAAAGAAAGACAATCTTCAGAGGAATTAATATCTTGACCTagccgctctgctagggttactTTCTAGGTTTTAGAAAGCAAATTTGCAGATCCATGGACGTGGATATGCTCAGTTGAAATTGTAGAGGGATCTGTAATGATGCTAAAACAAGAGCGTTGAAGGATATGTGTTCACAAAACAGGCCGCGGATTGTTTTTTTGTGCGAAACGAAAATCAGCTGCACTGGAGATTTCGACAGGCTGCGTAGGGCTTTAGGTTTCGCTCATGCTGAAGCAGTGTTTAGTGAGGGTCAGTCTGGAGGTTTGGTGTTGTTATGGACTGATGATGTGCGCTTGCAGATAGGTACTAAATCTACGCATCATGTTGATGCGATTGTTGTTGGTGACTCTGGGGCACCATTGTGGAGGGTTACTGGTTTTTACGATTATGCTAGAACAAGAGAGAGGGATCGATCTTGGCAGCTGTTAAAGGATCTTTCTGATCTCGATTCTCTCCCTTGGGTTGTGATCGGGGATTTCAACGAAATTTTAAACAATGGTGAGAAGATAGCTGGTCCTCTTAGAGCAGAACGTCAGATGAGTGGATTTCGAGAAGCATTGGGATATTGTGATTTGCTCGACTTAGGGCCGTGTGCAATGGCAACGTGGTGGAATTCGGAGACATTGTTGAGATTGGATAGGGCCGTGTGTACCCCATCCTGGTTTGATGTTTTTGGCCATTCTAAACTCTTCCATTTACCTCCATCTGATTCGGATCATGTTCTTCTACTGTTGAGGGCTAGTACAATTAGACTTCCTGTAAGATCCAAGCCTAATCGATTTAAATTCAAGGCTTTTTGGTTGCAACATCCGGACTGTGATAGTATGGTTAAGGACGCTTGGGGAACAGATGTTGCTGGGGCGCCGATGTTTTATGTTACTAAGAAAATCATGCTTACCCGGATCACACTAGATAAATGGCAGAGGGAGGTTTTTCAGGGTAGACAAATGCAGATGTTGTGGATTAGATCTCGGTTGGAGGAATTACTTGAGGTTCCTATCTCTGACGTGGTCCAGCAGGAGAAGAAAGCCTTGTCGGATGATCTCCAGAACTTGCTATTTCAGGAGGAGTTGTTCTGGAAGTAGAGGGCGAAAGTAACTTGGCTTAAGGAGGGGGATCGGAATACCAGATTCTTCCACCAAAAACAGACAATAGGAAACATAAAAATCTGCTTCCAAGGCTGTATGATGAGGCAGGTAATTGGAGGGAGGATGATGCTGGTTTGGAGGAAGTTATAACTAGTTATATTACCAAGATGTTCTCGGCGTCAGAGATTGATGTTGAGGCCCTTGATCGTACCCTGGAGGCGATTGTTCCATCGGTCACGTCCCAGATGAATGAGGAGCTCAGTGCCCTGTATACTAGGGAGGAGATCAAGCTTGCTCTTTTCCAGATGTACCCACCTAAGTCCTCAGGACCAGATGGTATGCCTCCATTTTTTTTCCAACACTATTAGGAGCTTATTGAACAGGATGTGGTTGCAGCAGTTCAAAATTTTCTCCATACAGGGCTGATTCTCAAGCAAATTAATTTCACGCATATTTGTCTCATTCCGAAGGTAGATAATCCTGAGAATATGTCGGACTTGAGACCCATTGCCCTCTGTAATGTCATTTACAAGATCTGCTCGAAGGTGATTGCTAATAGATTGAAGGTAGTCTTACCATCGGTGATCTCTCCCTTCCAGAGTGCTTTTGTTCCAGGGCGGTTGATTACAGATAATATTTTGGTGGCCAATGAGATGGCTCATTTTGTACATAATAAGAGGGATAGTCAAGATGGCTACATGGCTCTGAAACTTGATCTAAGAAAGGCTTATGATAGAATGGAATGGGTTTTTCTAGAACAAGTTATGATTCATTTTGGCTTTGCAAGGAGTTGGATTGAAGTGGTGATGCAGTGTGTACGTATAGTATGGTATTCTTTCTTGGTGAGGGGTGGGCCACGGGGTCTTGTTTTGCCTACTAGGGGTTTGTGACAAGGTGATCCCTTATCTCCCTACCTCTTTCTTCTTGGAGCGGAAGGTTTTTCGGCCTTGTTGCAAAAGAAACAAGCTTCTGGTTTGTTACCTGGGATTGAGGTGTGTCCTAACGCCCCCTCGGTGAATCATTTGTTATTTGCGGATGACAGCATGCTCTATGCACAGGCTTCTCTTGGGGCGTGGCAAGAGCTATTGGAAGTACTGGAGACTTATAGGCGAGCTTCGGGGCAGTTGGTTAATTTTGCCAAAAGCTCGGTGGTGTTTAGCAAGAATGTATCTGAGGAGGTGAAGGAGGAGATCTCGGGTACTTTGGGTGTGGAGGTTGTGGCCTCACATGAGAAGTATCTCGGGTTACCCACTTATGTGGGGCGCAAGAAAACTTCAACTTTTCATTATATAAAGGAAAGATTGGGTAAGAAGTTGTCTGCTTGGCAAGGAAAGCTGTTGAGTGGTGCAGGGAAAGACATTTTGATACGTGTAGTAGCACATGCACTTCCTACGTATGCTATGAGTGTCTTCCAGTTGACTAAGAGTTTCTGCGAGGATTTGGAACAAATGTGTGCAAGATTTTGGTGGGGTAGCACATTGGATAAAAGGAAGATTCATTGGAAAAATTGGAATGTTTTGTGCAACCCGAAGGAGGGTTAGGGTTCCGGAGCCTGTCCAATTTTAATTCGGCTATGTTGGCCAAGCAAGCTTGGCGTATTTTAAATGACCCAATGTCTTTGATTGCTCGGTTGTACAAAGCGAAATACTATCCTGATGGCTCTTTTTGGGAGGCTTTACCGCATGCTACTCCCTCGTACTCATGAAGGAGTACATTTTCCGCAAGAGATCTGATTCAAGAAAACTGTGTTTGGCAAGTGGGTAATAGGGTTGCAATTAATATCTTTACGGATTGTTGGGTATCGTCTTTACCAGGTGGTAAACCGGTACCTTCGGCTTTGGCTATTGTAGAGGTCAATAAGGTGGATAATTTATTGGTGGCTACGGGGGTGTGGAATGCTCCATTGATTAACAGGTTATTTTCGGATGAGGAAGCAGCGGCGATTATGGCTATTCCCTTTAGTACTAGGAATGTGGTGGACCGTTTGGTATGGAAGCTATCACGGGATAAGAAGTTCTCGGTAAAGACTGCTTATCGCTATGCTTTTACTCATTCATCAAGTTTTTGTCCCATGCCTTTGCCGGTTGGAAGTGCATTCTGGAAGAAGTTTTGGAAGGTGGCTATACCGAACAAAGCAAAGATACATATGTGGAGAGTGTGCCTTGACATTCTGCCATCTTTAGGCAGCTTGGCTACGAGGAGAGTATTGTTGGATTCTCTGGTGTGTGTGTTATGCGCCGCTCATAATGAAACGACACTCCATCTTTGTCGGGAGTGCCCGTTCACAAAATTAGTAGTGCAAGCAAATGCTATCATTCAACAGGTATGCTATAATCCTCAGATAGCATATGGGGATGTTCTTTCTTGGCTGAATAGGTGTGCCTAAGCTCTCTCTCTTGTTAACTGAAGAGGAAAATTTAGTTCCTTTTTGCTTCAGTTTGCATCGGTTAGGTTAATTAGGATTAATAGTTAGTTTAGCTTAATCTACATGTTTAGCTTCTAGTGCTCTACAACTGTATTACACGTGGCACACACTCaatgattctggaaatgtaTATAAGTTGTCTTTAGCTCTTGTAACAGACTAGATTGACTATTCCAAAAGTTTGTTAATGAAAAATATCTCATTTCTCTCGCTCttttgatgcggctaaaatagcctcacaatttaaccctgcaaaatgtaattgtcagtataggataagcaggatCGTttagtccggggattgtagggtacacctacactaaaaggtcaattaacaaataaaagaataaaatggggggttttgagatttggttctaatctacttaaaataaaaacaaaacaaataaaattatctacaatgatcgacttccgtaacctaaACCACTACCACTGCAAAATTATTAagtgtaaaaatagaaaatccttttcaacatgctacaaaaacgtgcccatcttaaatgctagataagagcccaaatgaaaagctgtcacGGTCCAATCCATTTATATGATCCGTTCtttgaat
Coding sequences:
- the LOC112169937 gene encoding mitochondrial import inner membrane translocase subunit TIM14-2, encoding MVTASIGGAAVAAAAYAGRYSIKAWQAFKARPPTARLRKFYEGGFQPTMTRREAALILGVRESVPITKVREAHRRVMVANHPDAGGSHFLASKINEARDTLHGKTRGCSSEF
- the LOC112170994 gene encoding uncharacterized protein LOC112170994, whose amino-acid sequence is MFSASEIDVEALDRTLEAIVPSVTSQMNEELSALYTREEIKLALFQMYPPKSSGPDGLILKQINFTHICLIPKVDNPENMSDLRPIALCNVIYKICSKVIANRLKVVLPSVISPFQSAFVPGRLITDNILVANEMAHFVHNKRDSQDGYMALKLDLRKAYDRMEWVFLEQVMIHFGFARSWIEVVMQCASLGAWQELLEVLETYRRASGQLVNFAKSSVVFSKNVSEEVKEEISGTLGVEVVASHEKYLGLPTYVGRKKTSTFHYIKERLGKKLSAWQGKLLSGAGKDILIRVVAHALPTYAMSVFQLTKSFCEDLEQMCARFWWGSTLDKRKIHWKNWNVLCNPKEGGKPVPSALAIVEVNKVDNLLVATGVWNAPLINRLFSDEEAAAIMAIPFSTRNVVDRLVWKLSRDKKFSVKTAYRYAFTHSSSFCPMPLPVGSAFWKKFWKVAIPNKAKIHMWRVCLDILPSLGSLATRRVLLDSLLANVGIHMTNEDIIVSVLLGLPSDYTTMKTIIRAKHNPISMQELRSLLLIAEAEVEEVDKSISLPSNTEIVAQGDNVRGSTPAPTLVTDAKYDQSR
- the LOC112169936 gene encoding cyclase-associated protein 1, coding for MEEKLIQRLESAVTRLEALSMSGGSAAAAASGDDAPLDPSVLAFEDLIGQYVGRVSAAAEKIGGQVLDITKIVAEAFAAQKDLIIKVKQHKKPDNAGLAEFLKPLNEVITKANKLTEGRRSDFFNHLKSAADSLSALAWIAYTGKECGMSMPIAHVEESWQMAEFYNNKILVEYKTKDPNHVEWAKAMKELYMPGLREYVKSFYPLGPVWSPTGTAVTAAPSKPKAPAPGAPAPPPPPSASLFSSETSKASSSRPKEGMAAVFQEINSGKPVTTGLRKVTDDMKTKNRADRTGVVGTQEKESRTSAPAVSKVGPPKFELQMGRKWAVENQIGKKDLVISECDPKQSVYIFGCKDSVLQIQGKVNNITIDKCTKMGVVFQDVVAAFEIVNCNRVEVQCQGSAPTVSIDNTAGCQFYLSKDALSASITTAKSSEVNIMVPGAEPDGDWGEHALPEQFIHVYKDGRFETTPVSHSAGG